In one window of Frigoriglobus tundricola DNA:
- a CDS encoding RluA family pseudouridine synthase has translation MSISDHLDILFEDNHCLALNKPAGWPTTHFDGKDETVDRLVKTYLKEKYDKPGNVFLGVVHRLDKPVSGSLLFARTTKAAARLSEQFREGGVEKCYWAVVENQLSGGRKPPVAPWHTQDTGALEDWLKKDEPKMRVEVVEPETPGALFARLLFQVRARHNGLTWLELRPHTGRKHQLRVQLASRGAPIYGDDKYGSDHPFGHSIALHARSLTFLHPTSKEPITVKSEVPKLWRGRFAHLLHAGT, from the coding sequence ATGTCGATCTCCGATCACCTGGACATCCTGTTCGAAGACAACCACTGCCTGGCGCTGAACAAGCCCGCCGGGTGGCCGACCACGCACTTCGACGGCAAGGACGAGACCGTGGACCGGCTCGTGAAAACCTACCTGAAGGAGAAGTACGACAAGCCCGGCAACGTGTTCCTCGGCGTAGTTCATCGCCTGGACAAACCGGTGAGCGGATCGCTGCTGTTCGCCCGAACGACTAAGGCCGCGGCGCGGCTGAGCGAGCAGTTCCGCGAGGGCGGTGTTGAAAAGTGCTATTGGGCCGTTGTGGAGAACCAACTCAGTGGGGGGCGTAAGCCCCCTGTGGCCCCCTGGCACACGCAAGACACCGGTGCGCTCGAGGACTGGCTGAAGAAGGACGAGCCGAAGATGCGGGTGGAAGTGGTCGAGCCGGAAACGCCCGGTGCCCTCTTCGCGCGGCTGCTGTTCCAGGTCCGCGCGCGACACAACGGCCTGACGTGGCTGGAACTCCGCCCGCACACCGGCCGCAAGCACCAACTTCGGGTGCAACTCGCCTCCCGTGGCGCGCCGATTTACGGCGACGACAAGTACGGCAGCGACCACCCGTTCGGCCACTCCATCGCCCTGCACGCCCGCAGCCTCACGTTCCTGCACCCGACGTCGAAAGAACCCATCACGGTGAAGTCCGAAGTGCCCAAACTGTGGCGGGGACGGTTCGCACACCTACTTCACGCCGGCACATGA
- the prpB gene encoding methylisocitrate lyase has translation MTNDISPGRRLRNAWTAGPVALPGVFNPLVARMAERLGFSAVYLSGGALSAGSGVPDIGLLTLSEFVQAAQLTAQATALPLLCDADTGFGEALNVERTVRLFETAGVAGIHLEDQEMPKRCGHLSGKSVVAPEVMAAKIRAAVAAKKDRDFVIIARTDAKGVHGFDDAVARAKRYLDAGADGIFPEAMESREEFEQFAKAVPNAVLLANMTEFGKSPLLDVTTLGQMGYRMVLFPLTAFRVAMKAAENTLREILTNGTQQASVPGMQTRAELYDLLGYTGYEARDRAYFGS, from the coding sequence ATGACAAACGATATTTCTCCCGGCCGCCGGCTCCGCAACGCCTGGACGGCCGGGCCGGTCGCCCTTCCCGGTGTGTTCAACCCTCTCGTTGCAAGGATGGCCGAGCGGCTGGGGTTCTCGGCCGTTTATCTGTCCGGCGGGGCACTCTCGGCGGGGAGCGGCGTTCCCGATATCGGCCTGCTCACGCTTTCCGAATTCGTGCAGGCCGCCCAGCTCACCGCGCAAGCGACCGCGTTACCACTACTCTGTGACGCGGATACCGGGTTCGGTGAAGCTCTGAACGTGGAACGCACAGTGCGACTGTTCGAAACCGCTGGGGTGGCGGGAATCCATCTCGAAGATCAGGAGATGCCGAAGCGGTGCGGACACCTGTCGGGAAAATCGGTGGTCGCTCCAGAAGTGATGGCGGCGAAGATCCGGGCCGCCGTTGCGGCCAAAAAAGACCGCGATTTCGTGATTATTGCCCGCACCGACGCGAAAGGCGTCCACGGCTTCGACGACGCAGTGGCCCGTGCGAAACGCTATCTCGACGCCGGTGCCGACGGCATCTTTCCCGAGGCGATGGAATCGCGCGAAGAGTTCGAGCAGTTCGCGAAAGCCGTCCCGAACGCGGTCCTGCTCGCGAATATGACCGAGTTCGGCAAATCGCCGCTTCTGGACGTGACAACGCTCGGTCAAATGGGGTATCGGATGGTCCTGTTCCCACTCACGGCGTTCCGTGTGGCAATGAAAGCGGCCGAAAACACACTCCGCGAAATCCTCACGAACGGAACACAACAGGCGAGCGTGCCAGGGATGCAAACGCGCGCCGAGTTGTACGACCTACTCGGTTACACCGGATACGAAGCGCGGGACCGGGCGTACTTTGGGTCGTAG
- a CDS encoding TIGR02996 domain-containing protein codes for MARKRAAKEAESPPGPPMTDAERAELDARLDRMISKPNKADTGAGFFLLWTQRDAADQARVMIWHPETEDEIRSANLFHDAAHGLGDFARAVKKEKSVRRAAEETALINAILQNRADDTGYLVYADYLTENGNPQGDFIRLCVEIERLPPDHPERVEKINRREALLAAHGEDWYAPLGRLGPRPDIFGTFAPWLWLSAAHGVIDEVVIDRSGLLPESAARLFAAAPFLRKLEFTKGHLNLTGLAKVKQLAQIDELDLSTGGSLVFGVVIGNGVCG; via the coding sequence ATGGCCCGCAAGCGCGCTGCGAAGGAAGCCGAATCCCCGCCCGGTCCGCCCATGACCGACGCGGAACGGGCCGAACTCGACGCCCGGCTGGACCGCATGATCTCCAAGCCGAACAAGGCGGACACGGGTGCGGGCTTCTTCCTCCTCTGGACACAACGCGACGCCGCCGACCAGGCGCGGGTGATGATCTGGCACCCCGAGACGGAAGACGAGATTCGCAGCGCCAACTTGTTCCACGACGCCGCCCACGGGCTCGGAGACTTCGCACGAGCGGTGAAAAAGGAAAAGTCCGTGCGCAGGGCCGCAGAAGAAACGGCGCTCATCAACGCGATCCTCCAGAACCGCGCGGATGACACCGGCTACCTCGTGTACGCCGACTACTTGACCGAGAACGGCAACCCCCAGGGCGACTTCATTCGCCTGTGCGTTGAGATCGAACGCCTGCCACCGGACCACCCGGAGCGAGTCGAGAAGATCAACCGACGGGAGGCGCTGCTGGCGGCACACGGCGAGGACTGGTACGCGCCGCTCGGCCGACTGGGTCCGCGCCCCGACATCTTCGGCACCTTCGCGCCGTGGCTGTGGTTGTCCGCCGCCCACGGTGTCATCGACGAAGTCGTCATCGATCGGTCGGGACTGCTGCCGGAGAGCGCGGCCCGCCTGTTTGCCGCGGCCCCGTTCCTCCGGAAACTGGAATTCACGAAGGGGCACCTGAACCTGACCGGTCTGGCGAAGGTGAAACAGCTCGCACAAATCGATGAACTCGACCTCAGTACAGGCGGTTCGCTCGTGTTTGGGGTGGTTATCGGGAATGGTGTTTGTGGGTAG
- a CDS encoding biotin--[acetyl-CoA-carboxylase] ligase, with translation MFTPRETWQFDTERIGRRVQVYDHVDSTNTLGAALADTDPDADGLVLIADQQTAGRGQYGRVWQSRPGSSLLMSVVLRPPADLLRPVVLTAWAAVSVAEAILALTGVQARIKWPNDLLIRGKKVCGILIEQSGRAGSVTTVAGMGLNLTQTLDEFAAAQLPDATSLGIASGGLIDAHTAAGVVVRKLDFEYGRLLAGERVAVEADWKWRVGLLGHQVVIEHPGGDVTTGRLRDMAFDGLEVETADGFMRVIAPEAVAHVRPQT, from the coding sequence ATGTTCACCCCGCGCGAGACGTGGCAGTTCGACACCGAGCGGATCGGCCGCCGCGTGCAGGTATACGACCACGTCGATAGCACCAACACGCTCGGCGCGGCGCTCGCGGACACCGACCCGGACGCGGACGGGCTCGTCCTGATCGCCGACCAGCAGACCGCAGGCCGGGGGCAGTACGGCCGGGTGTGGCAGAGCCGGCCGGGTAGCTCGCTCCTCATGTCGGTGGTGCTGCGCCCGCCGGCGGATCTCCTGCGGCCCGTGGTCCTGACCGCGTGGGCGGCCGTTTCGGTCGCGGAGGCGATCCTGGCGCTCACGGGCGTGCAGGCCCGCATTAAGTGGCCGAACGACCTGCTGATCCGCGGTAAGAAAGTGTGCGGTATCCTGATCGAACAGAGCGGCCGGGCCGGAAGCGTCACCACTGTCGCCGGCATGGGCCTTAACCTCACGCAAACCCTTGATGAGTTCGCCGCCGCCCAGCTCCCGGACGCCACTTCGCTCGGTATCGCGTCCGGCGGCCTCATCGACGCCCACACGGCCGCGGGCGTCGTGGTCCGCAAACTCGATTTCGAGTACGGCCGCCTGCTCGCGGGCGAGCGGGTCGCGGTGGAAGCCGACTGGAAGTGGCGCGTCGGCCTGCTCGGGCATCAGGTGGTGATCGAACACCCCGGCGGCGACGTCACCACCGGCCGCCTCCGCGACATGGCCTTCGACGGCTTGGAGGTGGAAACCGCCGACGGGTTCATGCGCGTGATCGCCCCGGAAGCCGTGGCGCACGTCCGCCCCCAAACTTGA
- the proB gene encoding glutamate 5-kinase, whose protein sequence is MAHSVISDVSLAINGRCDRTFEERSEYPASQDINQPTRASSKKSFPMRYSRVTRRIPVVRAARRVYQNTVDPIRSVARAVPMFDPVRRDVVSQAHTVVIKVGTNVLADPTGHLDRYRIQSLADQLHRIRESGRKVVLVTSGAIGAGVGKLGLGKRPSDLAHLQACAAVGQSALMQLYQESLARYGIHTAQILLTASDFDNRARYLNARNTIGTLFEYGALPIINENDTVSVAEIKFGDNDHLAAMVTNLLRAPLLVLLTNVNGLYSDDPRSNPDAELLATVPNIDQSVTGLAAATKSALGTGGMESKLKAARLVTVSGEAVIMANGSLDGILDRVFAAEPVGTLFLPHGVDVPSRKRWFGFTARPKGVLRLDAGARQAVLDGKSLLPIGVTAIEGEFGKGEVVAILDPEGGEVARGLTNYASTTALRIRGLNSERIAALLGSVPYPELVHRDNLIVTG, encoded by the coding sequence GTGGCCCACTCGGTCATCTCGGATGTCTCCCTGGCCATCAACGGCCGCTGTGACAGGACATTCGAGGAGAGGAGCGAATATCCGGCTTCACAAGATATTAACCAACCGACCCGGGCGTCGTCAAAGAAAAGTTTCCCAATGCGTTACAGTCGCGTGACGCGCCGGATTCCGGTTGTGCGGGCGGCGCGTCGGGTGTACCAAAACACCGTTGACCCAATACGAAGCGTTGCGAGGGCGGTTCCCATGTTCGACCCGGTTCGCCGGGACGTCGTTTCCCAGGCCCACACCGTCGTCATCAAGGTCGGTACGAACGTCCTCGCCGACCCCACAGGTCATTTGGACCGGTACCGCATCCAGTCCCTTGCCGACCAGCTCCACCGCATCCGCGAGAGCGGGCGGAAAGTGGTACTGGTCACGTCCGGGGCGATCGGGGCCGGTGTCGGCAAACTCGGCCTCGGAAAGCGGCCCAGCGACCTCGCCCACCTTCAGGCGTGTGCCGCGGTCGGGCAGTCGGCCCTCATGCAGCTCTATCAGGAAAGCCTCGCCAGGTACGGCATTCACACCGCCCAGATCCTGCTCACCGCGAGCGATTTCGACAACCGCGCCCGCTACCTGAACGCCCGAAACACCATTGGCACATTGTTCGAATACGGTGCCCTGCCGATCATCAACGAGAACGACACGGTTTCCGTGGCGGAAATCAAGTTCGGCGACAACGACCACCTCGCCGCGATGGTCACCAATCTCCTGCGTGCGCCACTGCTCGTTCTCCTCACTAATGTCAACGGACTCTATTCCGACGATCCACGCAGCAATCCGGATGCGGAACTTCTTGCCACCGTTCCCAATATCGATCAATCCGTGACCGGTCTTGCCGCCGCAACCAAAAGCGCCCTCGGCACGGGTGGGATGGAGAGCAAACTGAAGGCGGCCCGGCTGGTCACGGTCTCCGGCGAAGCCGTCATCATGGCGAATGGCTCGCTGGACGGGATTCTCGATCGCGTTTTCGCAGCCGAACCGGTTGGAACGCTGTTTCTCCCGCACGGGGTTGATGTTCCGTCGCGGAAAAGGTGGTTCGGCTTCACCGCAAGACCGAAGGGGGTCTTACGCCTCGATGCCGGTGCGCGTCAGGCCGTTCTGGATGGGAAAAGTCTTCTCCCGATTGGGGTTACGGCGATTGAGGGTGAGTTCGGCAAGGGCGAGGTCGTGGCGATCCTCGATCCGGAGGGCGGCGAGGTCGCACGCGGGTTGACGAACTACGCCTCCACGACCGCTCTCCGCATCCGCGGGTTGAATTCGGAGCGAATCGCGGCGCTACTGGGGAGCGTGCCGTACCCAGAACTCGTGCATCGCGACAATCTGATTGTAACGGGTTAG
- a CDS encoding glutamate cyclase domain-containing protein → MTTNEKLAAILAAVQTDPGNRGLARDPHDNLFTACPGDFVAACRSIAEHKKACPAIVTGFYIPSAEPPANETDGPLGSLFLARALAALDCPSLLVTDHVLGDVFGATLSRLEHVAGITPLNIPPRNFPWHTWLAVDWKQTRERWPLSHLISIECIGPSWRDARCRSMRGFDITDHTPPAHFLFDANIGPRDHLPTIGMGDGGNEIGMGRVPWDLIARNITNGDQIACRVPTDHLIVAGVSNWGAYALAAGIYVLRGVKPAPDLFDPDREREILEVMVREGPLVDGVTGKQTATVDGLTWEEYVKPLIRIRKILES, encoded by the coding sequence ATGACGACCAACGAAAAGCTCGCCGCAATCCTCGCGGCCGTGCAGACCGACCCGGGGAACCGCGGACTCGCCCGCGACCCGCACGACAACTTGTTCACGGCCTGTCCGGGCGATTTTGTCGCCGCGTGCCGAAGCATTGCGGAACACAAGAAGGCATGTCCGGCAATCGTCACAGGTTTTTACATTCCCAGCGCAGAACCGCCAGCGAACGAAACAGACGGACCTTTGGGGAGTTTGTTTCTAGCCCGTGCGCTGGCGGCACTCGATTGCCCCTCCCTACTTGTCACCGACCACGTGCTCGGTGACGTCTTTGGCGCTACTCTATCGCGGCTCGAACACGTCGCGGGGATCACGCCGCTGAACATTCCTCCTCGGAACTTCCCTTGGCACACCTGGCTCGCCGTCGATTGGAAGCAGACCCGTGAACGGTGGCCTTTGAGCCACCTCATTTCGATTGAATGTATCGGACCGAGTTGGAGAGATGCGAGATGCCGCTCAATGCGCGGCTTTGACATCACCGATCACACCCCGCCGGCACACTTTCTGTTCGATGCCAATATCGGACCGCGGGATCACCTGCCCACCATAGGCATGGGTGACGGAGGAAATGAAATCGGAATGGGCCGGGTGCCGTGGGACTTGATTGCCAGAAACATTACGAACGGAGATCAAATTGCTTGTCGCGTGCCAACGGATCACCTCATCGTTGCGGGCGTCAGTAACTGGGGAGCATATGCGCTGGCGGCCGGTATCTACGTCCTGCGCGGCGTGAAGCCGGCCCCCGATCTCTTCGATCCCGACCGCGAGCGTGAAATACTGGAAGTGATGGTCCGCGAGGGGCCGCTCGTAGACGGCGTCACCGGCAAGCAGACCGCCACCGTGGACGGCCTGACGTGGGAAGAGTACGTGAAGCCGCTGATTCGTATTCGCAAAATTTTGGAGTCGTGA
- a CDS encoding S41 family peptidase gives MTEWATIRRLGAAVALVLGAVGVPTLAADPFPTSKPAPPNPLRPAKASPAELREIAEKAEKAGDWETAFNAYCHLFVSDRGSPELREKLNATLRRVQQVRRHRDPGFQQFVTGMQLGGSLDLFAEVVQKVPSVYVERDRAVAQNLWAYAIEELDRALGNPAFRQTFLDNPRSDKLEQLRLSLRRDWAKRTIADHKDARTALRQLVAAMQDAFTVRVPAVIAIECACGACSGLDEYTVFLTPQLQGADASNIPDLSAAGLYLGATRSGLVIQGVAPGSWAALHTPLRRGDRIAKVNGRTTDTGSAGAAEALRNPLDGFQQLELAPQGDGPGVVVRLPLTIPTVFGIKVVNPAGVDKIGYARIGSFATTTPRELDDALNALKINGARAIVLDLRGNHGGSFLAGVETARRLLPAGLIVTTQGQAPEVDNQVFSSSSGMSAHDIPIVLLIDAETASAAEVLAAALKDNNRATLVGMPSFGKGTVQYPLRLVTLDDDPTSKRPQKSGTVRLTIAKLIAPRGGPINGVGISPHYLEADYGEQLNVAVEKAIELLPGSMMVRPISVEPEPVAP, from the coding sequence ATGACCGAGTGGGCCACAATCCGCCGGTTGGGAGCCGCTGTCGCACTCGTTCTGGGTGCGGTCGGTGTGCCCACGCTCGCGGCCGACCCGTTCCCGACCAGCAAGCCGGCGCCGCCGAACCCGCTTCGCCCCGCCAAGGCCAGTCCTGCCGAACTCCGCGAAATCGCCGAGAAGGCCGAGAAGGCTGGGGACTGGGAAACCGCCTTCAACGCGTACTGCCACCTGTTCGTCTCGGACCGCGGGTCGCCGGAACTGCGCGAGAAACTCAACGCCACCCTGCGTCGCGTACAGCAGGTGCGGCGGCACCGTGACCCCGGCTTCCAGCAGTTCGTCACCGGAATGCAGTTGGGCGGCAGCCTCGACCTGTTCGCCGAGGTGGTGCAGAAGGTGCCGAGCGTCTACGTGGAACGCGACCGGGCCGTGGCGCAAAATCTCTGGGCCTACGCGATCGAAGAACTCGATCGCGCGCTGGGTAACCCGGCCTTCCGGCAAACGTTTCTCGATAACCCGCGGTCCGACAAACTCGAACAGCTCCGCCTCTCTCTCCGCCGGGACTGGGCGAAACGCACAATCGCAGATCATAAGGACGCCCGAACCGCCCTCCGGCAGCTCGTCGCCGCGATGCAGGACGCGTTCACCGTTCGCGTGCCCGCCGTGATCGCTATCGAGTGCGCGTGCGGGGCGTGCAGCGGGCTGGACGAATACACAGTCTTCCTGACGCCGCAGCTTCAGGGTGCCGACGCGTCCAACATCCCCGACCTGTCCGCCGCCGGGTTGTATCTCGGCGCCACACGGAGCGGGTTGGTGATTCAGGGCGTCGCGCCCGGTTCCTGGGCGGCGCTCCACACGCCGCTCCGCCGCGGCGACCGGATCGCGAAAGTGAACGGCCGCACAACGGACACTGGCTCGGCCGGTGCGGCGGAGGCGCTCCGCAACCCGCTCGACGGCTTTCAGCAACTCGAACTCGCGCCGCAAGGCGACGGCCCCGGTGTGGTCGTGCGGCTCCCGTTGACCATCCCGACCGTGTTCGGCATCAAAGTCGTCAACCCCGCCGGTGTGGACAAGATCGGCTACGCCCGGATCGGCAGCTTCGCGACGACGACCCCCCGCGAACTCGACGACGCCCTCAACGCCCTCAAGATCAACGGGGCGCGGGCCATCGTCCTCGACCTCCGTGGCAATCACGGCGGGTCGTTCCTCGCGGGCGTCGAGACCGCCCGCCGGCTCCTGCCCGCCGGGCTGATCGTCACGACCCAGGGCCAGGCGCCCGAAGTGGACAATCAGGTGTTCTCGTCGTCCAGCGGCATGTCCGCCCACGACATCCCGATCGTTCTCCTGATCGACGCCGAGACGGCGTCGGCCGCCGAGGTCCTCGCGGCCGCTCTCAAGGACAACAACCGGGCCACGCTGGTTGGGATGCCGAGTTTCGGAAAGGGAACGGTGCAGTACCCGTTACGGCTCGTCACACTCGACGACGACCCGACGAGCAAGCGGCCGCAGAAATCGGGCACCGTCCGGCTGACGATCGCGAAGCTGATCGCGCCGCGTGGCGGACCGATCAACGGCGTCGGGATCAGCCCGCACTACCTCGAAGCCGACTACGGCGAGCAACTGAACGTGGCGGTCGAAAAGGCGATCGAACTGCTCCCCGGCAGCATGATGGTGCGGCCGATATCCGTCGAGCCGGAACCGGTCGCACCCTGA
- a CDS encoding RNA polymerase sigma factor, which translates to MPLGEPNAPDLRGGSARRAEFEALYEQHSREVWALAYARWLDSDLAMDITQEAFLRLWKQWEAGGEDIQNPRAWLLRVARNLAEDYAKSAFRRNGTQPQELLNGVRSAQPQPSDELERQEQFAQLRAVLDELAPADREILTLRYALEYDANTIAERLNVAVTAVHMRLSRARQRLAERLTTLGGFTPGEPAGETKNT; encoded by the coding sequence ATGCCGTTAGGCGAACCGAATGCCCCGGACCTGCGCGGCGGCTCCGCCCGGCGGGCGGAGTTCGAGGCGCTGTACGAACAGCACAGTCGGGAAGTGTGGGCGCTGGCATATGCCCGGTGGTTGGATTCCGACCTGGCGATGGACATCACCCAAGAAGCGTTCTTGCGGCTCTGGAAACAGTGGGAAGCCGGCGGCGAGGACATTCAGAACCCGCGGGCGTGGCTCCTCCGGGTGGCTCGCAATCTGGCCGAGGACTACGCAAAAAGCGCGTTCCGCCGGAACGGCACGCAGCCCCAGGAGCTATTAAACGGTGTGCGGTCCGCTCAACCGCAACCGTCGGACGAATTGGAACGACAGGAGCAGTTCGCCCAACTGCGGGCGGTCCTCGACGAACTCGCACCGGCCGACCGGGAAATACTGACTCTGCGGTACGCCCTCGAATACGACGCGAACACCATCGCCGAGCGGCTGAACGTGGCCGTGACGGCGGTTCACATGCGGCTCAGTCGCGCACGGCAGCGACTGGCCGAACGGCTCACGACCCTTGGAGGCTTCACCCCCGGCGAACCCGCGGGTGAAACGAAGAACACATGA
- the nadC gene encoding carboxylating nicotinate-nucleotide diphosphorylase, with the protein MTPAPLTPAETTAADALVRLALAEDLGAAGDRTSLATIPETTRATAAFVARSGGIVAGLPVAELVCRTVSPELAFASVVPDGTGTQRGTVLATVSGPLRAILGAERTALNFLQRLSGVASLTKQFVEAASGTAAKILDTRKTTPGWRLLEKYAVRAGGGTNHRVGLFDGILIKDNHLAGLGGDVRRAVEAARAFPGNAGLPVEVEVDTLEQLEHALAVRADIVLLDNMSLEQLRAAVGRRNAVAPGVLLEASGGVNLATVGAIAATGVDRISVGALTHSAPALDIGLDYRS; encoded by the coding sequence ATGACACCCGCACCGCTCACGCCCGCTGAAACGACCGCGGCCGATGCGCTCGTCCGACTCGCCCTGGCCGAAGACCTCGGCGCGGCCGGTGATCGCACGAGCCTTGCCACCATTCCCGAAACGACCCGTGCCACGGCCGCCTTCGTAGCGCGGTCCGGGGGCATCGTCGCGGGGCTGCCGGTCGCGGAACTCGTTTGCCGCACCGTTAGCCCCGAACTCGCTTTCGCTTCGGTCGTGCCCGACGGCACCGGAACGCAGCGCGGTACCGTCCTCGCAACCGTGTCCGGCCCCCTGCGTGCGATCCTCGGGGCCGAGCGCACGGCGCTCAACTTCCTTCAGCGCCTCAGCGGCGTCGCCAGTCTGACGAAGCAATTCGTCGAAGCCGCGAGCGGTACTGCTGCGAAGATACTGGACACGCGGAAGACCACGCCCGGGTGGCGGCTGCTGGAGAAATACGCCGTCCGCGCCGGCGGGGGCACGAACCACCGGGTCGGCCTTTTCGACGGCATTCTGATCAAGGACAACCACCTCGCGGGGCTCGGGGGGGACGTGCGGCGCGCGGTCGAAGCGGCCCGCGCGTTTCCGGGCAACGCCGGCCTGCCGGTGGAAGTGGAAGTCGATACGCTCGAACAACTGGAACACGCGCTCGCCGTGCGAGCGGACATCGTGTTGCTCGACAACATGAGCTTGGAGCAGCTCCGCGCCGCCGTCGGGCGGCGGAACGCGGTGGCGCCGGGTGTCCTGCTAGAAGCCTCCGGCGGTGTGAACCTCGCCACGGTCGGCGCCATCGCCGCAACGGGCGTGGACCGCATCAGCGTCGGCGCGCTAACGCACTCCGCGCCGGCGCTCGACATCGGCTTGGATTATCGTTCGTAG
- a CDS encoding putative hydro-lyase translates to MGSELSSAPGAAVRAACRTGVLTGPTPGLALGYVQANLVILPRDWAFDFLLFCQRNPKPCPLLDVTEPGDPEAKSVAPGSDLRTDLPAYRIWKNGELVEEPADITAYWRDDLVSFVIGCSFTFENALLAAGVPVRHIEQNVNVPMYRTNIACKPGGRFSGPLVVSMRPLTPNQAVKATQICSRFPRAHGAPVHFGDASAIGVRDIVQPDYGEAVETRAGEVPVFWACGVTPQAALMQAKPPFAITHKPGHMFLTDLRDTDLEGE, encoded by the coding sequence ATGGGGAGCGAGTTGAGTTCTGCGCCAGGGGCTGCGGTCCGGGCCGCGTGCCGGACGGGTGTCCTCACCGGACCCACGCCAGGGCTTGCACTCGGCTACGTTCAGGCCAATCTGGTGATTCTTCCACGCGACTGGGCGTTCGATTTCCTCTTGTTCTGCCAGAGGAACCCCAAGCCGTGCCCGCTGCTCGACGTGACCGAGCCCGGCGATCCGGAGGCGAAGAGCGTCGCACCCGGCAGCGACCTCCGCACCGACTTACCCGCTTACCGCATCTGGAAAAACGGCGAGTTGGTTGAGGAGCCCGCCGACATTACGGCATACTGGCGCGACGATCTCGTTTCGTTCGTGATCGGCTGCTCGTTCACGTTCGAAAACGCCCTCCTTGCTGCGGGCGTCCCCGTGCGGCACATCGAACAGAACGTGAACGTACCGATGTACCGAACCAATATCGCGTGCAAGCCGGGCGGACGGTTCAGCGGCCCGCTGGTGGTGTCGATGCGGCCGCTGACGCCAAACCAGGCCGTGAAGGCGACACAGATCTGTAGTCGATTCCCGCGCGCTCATGGTGCGCCGGTCCATTTCGGCGACGCAAGCGCGATCGGCGTTCGCGACATCGTGCAACCGGACTATGGCGAAGCCGTCGAAACCCGAGCGGGCGAGGTACCTGTGTTCTGGGCCTGTGGCGTCACGCCACAGGCGGCTCTCATGCAGGCGAAGCCACCGTTCGCGATCACCCACAAGCCGGGTCACATGTTCCTGACCGATCTCCGGGATACGGATCTGGAAGGCGAATGA
- a CDS encoding ABC transporter ATP-binding protein translates to MQFGPQPVLAGIDLDIYPQDTLCVIGESGCGKTVLLKLIVGLLRPTTGEVLFENTPLHKLSEYELTRLRLRVGFLFQQAALFDSLNVFDNVSFGLRAKGGVTDEQIAAKVRERVLEVGLPASSEQKMPAELSGGMRKRVGLARALALDPDVMLYDEPTTGLDPIMTDVINELILQTRTRRPVTSVIVTHELRTVYKCASRVVMLYPRSRLGPDERQVLYDGPPGGLATADDARVRQFVEGEARDRLTELKDTP, encoded by the coding sequence ATGCAATTCGGACCTCAGCCGGTACTCGCGGGTATCGATCTGGACATCTACCCGCAAGATACGCTGTGCGTGATCGGTGAGAGCGGGTGCGGTAAGACCGTGTTACTGAAACTTATCGTCGGCTTGCTGAGGCCGACTACCGGCGAGGTGCTGTTCGAGAACACGCCGCTTCACAAGCTCTCGGAGTACGAACTCACCCGGCTGCGGCTCCGGGTCGGGTTTCTGTTCCAGCAGGCGGCACTCTTCGACAGTCTGAACGTCTTTGACAACGTCTCGTTCGGGCTGCGTGCCAAGGGCGGCGTGACGGACGAGCAGATCGCGGCGAAAGTACGTGAGCGCGTGCTGGAAGTCGGCTTACCGGCTTCGTCGGAGCAGAAGATGCCGGCGGAACTGTCTGGTGGGATGCGGAAGCGCGTCGGTCTGGCGCGGGCGCTCGCGCTCGACCCCGACGTGATGCTCTACGACGAACCGACGACCGGGCTCGACCCGATCATGACGGACGTGATCAACGAGTTGATCCTGCAAACGCGGACGCGCCGACCGGTGACCTCGGTGATCGTGACGCACGAACTTCGCACGGTCTACAAGTGCGCGAGCCGCGTGGTGATGCTCTACCCGCGATCGCGCCTCGGACCCGACGAGCGCCAGGTTCTTTACGACGGACCACCGGGCGGTCTCGCCACCGCGGACGACGCCCGCGTCCGCCAATTCGTCGAGGGCGAAGCCCGGGACCGACTCACCGAGCTGAAGGACACGCCATGA